The following are encoded together in the Lactuca sativa cultivar Salinas chromosome 1, Lsat_Salinas_v11, whole genome shotgun sequence genome:
- the LOC128127072 gene encoding uncharacterized protein LOC128127072: MASGDSIKEMTSKFEKLNKFEGQDFHRWQKKLKFLLTTLKVVYVLSTPMSVLPESVEDEPLEATRRRSKWENDDYICYGHILNCMSDSLFDIYQNFKSAKELCDFLESKYMAEDASSKKFLISNFMGYKMIDSRPVMEQFHEILRILGQFAQQNLKMDEAIYVAVIIDKLPPSWKDFKHNLKHNKEELTLTQLGIHLRIEESIRTQERDNNPKGKNQDDNVTWWVDSEATSHVFKDIYWFNDFQPIEDEKWICKNLVSEIVLNNCGYKQVLESDKYILSRHESRDAIFDEERFIFIPRPRDAIHQSYSKNTTQAEDVSGGANSIPEPRKSTIARKAKSFGSDF, encoded by the exons ATGGCAAGTGGTGATTCTATAAAGGAAATGACAAGTAAGTTTGAAAAACTGAACAAGTTTGAAGGGCAAGATTTTCATAGATGGCAGAAGAAGTTAAAGTTTCTCCTTACCACTCTGAAAGTGGTGTATGTTCTGAGTACACCCATGTCAGTCTTACCAGAATCTGTTGAAGATGAACCTTTGGAGGCAACAAGAAGAAGATCAAAGtgggaaaatgatgattacatatgCTATGGTCATATTCTCAATTGTATGTCTGACTCTCTATTTGATATCTATCAAAATTTCAAATCTGCAAAAGAACTGTGTGATTTTCTTGAATCCAAGTACATGGCTGAAGATGCTTCTAGTAAGAAGTTTCTTATTAGTAACTTCATGGGTTACAAGATGATTGACTCCAGGCCTGTTATGGAACAATTCCATGAAATATTAAGGATTCTTGGACAGTTTGCTCAACAAAATTTGAAAATGGATGAAGCCATTTATGTGGCTGTGATCATTGACAAACTGCCCCCTTCCTGGAAGGATTTTAAACACAATCTGAAACATAACAAAGAGGAATTGACTTTGACTCAACTTGGAATCCATTTAAGGATTGAAGAGTCCATAAGGACTCAAGAACGTGACAACAATCCTAAAGGCAAGAACCAA GATGATAATGTTACATGGTGGGTTGATTCGGAAGCAACAAGTCATGTTTTCAAAGATATATATTGGTTCAATGACTTTCAACCAATTGAAGATGAGAAAT GGATTTGTAAGAATCTCGTGTCtgaaattgtattaaataattgTGGTTACAAACAAGTGTTAGAAAGTGACAAGTATATCTTGTCAAGACATG AGTCAAGAGATGCTATCtttgatgaagaaagatttaTATTTATACCTAGACCAAGGGACGCGATTCATCAATCTTACAGCAAGAATACTACTCAAGCTGAAGATGTTTCTGGTGGTGCAAATTCTATACCTGAACCTAGGAAAAGCACCATagctagaaaagctaagtcttttgGATCTGATTTTTAA